One region of Strongyloides ratti genome assembly S_ratti_ED321, chromosome : X genomic DNA includes:
- a CDS encoding Vacuolar protein sorting 55 family-containing protein, which yields MTTVKTVAGIAFALCTGLTLLVLACTITQLTSWWPMFVIVFYILSPIPIHVAKAFGGDFDTGNPIVDFAVFMTTGIIVSAFGLPAVLAHVGTIQFQAWIMTAFANVIIFSTIVSYFYYTEKDTMAFPF from the exons atgacaaCTGTTAAAA cTGTTGCTGGAATAGCTTTTGCTTTATGTACTGGTTTAACCTTATTGGTATTGGCATGTACAATTACTCAATTAAC ttcATGGTGGCCAATGTTtgttattgttttttatatattatcacCTATACCAATACACGTAGCTAAAGCTTTTGGAGGTGATTTTGACACTGGAAATCCAATTGTTGATTTTGCAGTTTTTATGACAACAGGAATTATTGTATCAGCATTTGGTTTACCTGCAGTTTTAGCTCATGTTGGAACa attcaATTTCAAGCTTGGATCATGACTGCTTTTGctaatgttataatattttcaactaTTGTTtcttacttttattatacagAAAAAGATACTATGGCTTTTCCATTTTAA
- a CDS encoding Homeobox protein cut produces MMPEKLSSITPFDKIKHLSNLYKNYLVKNEQIKQQHAKSNNAGNELYDTLTENFEKLFAKVDNLDASDKVLDEFLSIINEDCLADVLLEMFRNLHDKFNPKIIERLKVIEKRKEESDPEETASSSCLSSASNSEGEYAQSQPVRNCRRSSRLENKKNKYIKNSERRKRRSYNLDKESDFSDSDDEETKGYDSVSIQKVILDPVVQEKLEAFIEKDFNAISNRSLDTKKVSDKVKEISSYLGISQRVIGPIVAKLSIGAFNDLMSRIKDWDKLKERMQDVFRRLYAWIINKEAILFVHSLCPKKIQFYGNGKLIIPKPSYFWLNCDEAPTDEIERCITPPVIKFDNIDEDVSTFGEFKPNLRVNKYIRTIESNPKYEEIFERTGKTYEFQNKNIVVENIKYMTTKNFKFKGCLNTVDICKEIRRHLTETNCSQRNFAENILGMSQGSASDLLTKPKEWHGLTRRGREPYIKMKAYLDTYEKLKEDLKAIFEEEEKEHLEKLKSFHKKKLEKSGKKFDEKSLYNVLNKYSKPSKSLTNSNENENISPSLNKVKQNDELIIKQNEVSFQPKENCKIMTKVTNQIKSCPNQIVSDEAIISNLISPTIESLNTMSIATEMKTLLEECKITPAIFAENFMKIKPQEFHRILTAPRAWNLSSLDDRNAYRKMKSFLDNEELVKSFKENGFNALPKLLKNFDGSILSLDKDKKVVRYMKSSKPFETTPSICNSKILKFCVKKRPTMHIEEDVPAKKVKLCNEESQEKIKNVENNQLKLCEEVLEEDANSIQLTDKKNSTQKTYIVPFTKPLPLISNQHSKINCIEKNLTIKEENIDEIEVENGNDIPITSIQIKDEVIKPDSDTIDTITLSDDSFNINDTLLSKKTKDPEFFKQIHENSFKPIHKKNVNLYNIETCHAKIIKSNNKEELLIDTAELEILYLAWTYNPNPQSVMKNYLSQMTVLPVETIDTWYHTFNKLKGNYLRTADNSLTYRENLRKSVLSTTTRKKYLAITDLVFKQLFSNKLAELMNQNQ; encoded by the exons atGATGCCTGAAAAATTATCTAGTATTACTCcgtttgataaaataaaacatttaagtaatttatataaaaattatttagttaaaaatgaACAAATTAAACAACAACATGCAAAATCTAATAATGCTGGAAATGAATTGTATGATACATTAAcagaaaattttgaaaaattatttgctAAAGTAGATAATTTAGATGCTTCTGATAAAGTTTTAgatgaatttttatcaattattaatGAAGATTGTCTCGCTGATGTTTTATTAGAAATGTTTAGAAATCTTCATGATAAATTTAACcctaaaataattgaaagaTTGAAAGTTATTGAGAAAAGGAAGGAAGAATCTGATCCAGAAGAAACAGCCAGTTCCAGTTGTTTAAGTTCCGCATCAAATTCAGAAGGTGAATATGCTCAGTCTCAACCTGTACGTAATTGTAGACGCAGTTCACGACTTGAAAATaagaaaaacaaatatataaaaaatagtgAAAGAAGGAAAAGAAGATCGTATAATTTAGATAAAGAATCAGATTTTAGTGATTCAGATGATGAAGAAACTAAAGGATATGATAGTGTATCAATTCAAAAAGTTATCCTTGATCCTGTTGTTCAAGAAAAATTAGAAGCttttatagaaaaagattttaatgcAATTTCCAATAGATCTTTAGATACAAAAAAAGTTAGTGATAAAGTTAAAGAAATATCAAGTTATTTAGGAATTAGTCAAAGAGTTATTGGACCAATTGTTGCAAAACTATCTATAGGAGCATTTAATGATTTGATGTCAAGGATAAAAGATTgggataaattaaaagaacgAATGCAAGATGTTTTTAGAAGACTATATGCATGGATTATTAACAAAGAAGCAATTTTGTTTGTTCATTCTTTATGCCCAAAAAAGATTCAATTTTATGGAAATGGAAAACTCATTATACCAAAACCATCTTATTTTTGGTTGAATTGTGATGAAGCACCAACCGATGAAATCGAACGTTGTATAACTCCAccagtaataaaatttgacaATATTGATGAAGATGTGTCAACATTTGGTGAATTTAAACCAAATCTTCGTGTTAATAAGTATATCCGAACAATTGAATCAAATCCAAAATATGAAGAGATATTTGAACGTACAGGAAAAACATATGAATTTCAAAATAAGAATATAGTtgtagaaaatattaaatatatgacaacaaaaaattttaaatttaaaggtTGTCTTAATACTGTAGATATATGTAAAGAAATAAGAAGACATTTAACTGAAACAAACTGTTCCCAAAGAAATTTTgctgaaaatattttaggaATGTCGCAAGGTAGTGCTTCGGATCTTCTAACAAAACCAAAAGAATGGCATGGATTAACACGAAGAGGAAGAGAGCCATACATTAAAATGAAAGCTTATTTGGATACATATGAAAAATTGAAAGAAGATCTTAAAGCAATTTTTGAAGAGGAAGAGAAAGAgcatttagaaaaattaaaatcatttcacaaaaaaaaattagaaaaaagtGGAAAGAAATTTGATGAAAAATCATTgtataatgttttaaataaatatagtaaACCTTCAAAATCTCTAACAAATTCTAAcgaaaatgaaaatatttcacCTTCTTTAAATAAGGTTAAGCAAAATGatgaattaattattaaacaaaatgaAGTATCATTTCAACCTAaagaaaattgtaaaattatgACAAAAGTTACTAACCAAATAAAAAGTTGTCCTAACCAAATTGTTTCTGATGAGGcaattatttctaatttaaTATCACCAACAATTGAATCATTAAATACAATGTCCATAGCAACTGAAATGAAAACACTTTTAGAAGAATGTAAAATTACACCTGCAATATTTGcagaaaattttatgaaaattaaaCCGCAAGAATTTCATAGAATTTTAACTGCACCAAGAGCTTGGAATTTATCAAGTTTAGATGATAGAAATGCTTATAGAAAAATGAAATCATTTTTGGATAATGAAGAACTTGTTAAATCGTTTAAAGAAAATGGATTTAATGCACTTCcaaaattactaaaaaattttgatggTTCTATTTTATCACtagataaagataaaaaggTAGTACGTTATATGAAATCATCAAAACCATTTGAAACAACACCAAGTATATgtaattcaaaaattttaaaattctgtGTTAAAAAACGACCAACAATGCATATTGAGGAAGATGTTCCAgctaaaaaagtaaaattgtGCAATGAAGAAAGTCaggaaaaaattaaaaatgttgaaaatAATCAATTGAAATTGTGTGAGGAAGTTTTAGAAGAAGATGCCAATTCAATTCAATTgactgataaaaaaaattccacGCAAAAAACATATATTGTGCCATTTACTAAACCACTTCCATTAATTTCTAACCAACattctaaaattaattgtattgaaaaaaatttaacaataaaagaagaaaatataGATGAAATAGAGGTTGAAAATGGTAATGATATACCAATAACATCAATACAAATAAAAGATGAAGTTATAAAACCTGATTCTGACACAATTGATACTATTACATTGTCTGATGATAGTTTTAACATTAATGATACGCTTTTGtctaaaaaaacaaaagatCCAGAGTTTTTCAAACAAATTCATGAAAATTCATTTAAGCcaattcataaaaaaaatgttaacttatataatattgaaacATGTCAtgcaaaaattattaaaagcaATAACAAAGAGGAATTGCTTATTGATACTGCTGAATTGGAAATCTTATATCTTGCATGGACATATAATCCGAATCCTCAAAGtgtaatgaaaaattatcttaGTCAAATGACTGTTCTTCCTGTTGAAACCATTGATACATGGTATcatacatttaataaattaaaa ggTAATTATTTGAGAACAGCTGATAATTCACTTACTTATCGagaaaatttaagaaaaagtGTACTATCAACAACGactagaaaaaaatatcttgCTATAACAGATCTTGTTtttaaacaacttttttcaaataaattagCAGAATTGATGAATCAAAATCAATAA
- a CDS encoding Myosin heavy chain, which produces MEYENDPGWQYLRRSRDQILEDQNRPYDSKKNCWVPDAEEGYIAAEITATKGDNVTIVTARGNEQTLKKELIQEMNPPKFEKTEDMSNLSFLNDASVLHNLRARYAAMLIYTYSGLFCVVINPYKRLPIYTDSVARMFMGKRRTEMPPHLFAVSDEAYRNMLQDHENQSMLITGESGAGKTENTKKVIAYFAAVGASQQESDDAKKGEVTVSDEKKVTLEDQIVQTNPVLEAFGNAKTVRNNNSSRFGKFIRIHFNKQGRVASCDIEHYLLEKSRVIRQAPGERCYHIFYQIYSDFKPELKKELLLDLPLKDYWFVAQAELSIDGVNDTEEFQLTDEAFTILNFSDTEKHECYQLMSALMHMGNMKFKQRAREEQAEPDGTDEAEKASKMFGINFEEFLKALTKPRVKVGTEWVSKGQNVEQVNWSIGAMAKGLYARVFHWLVKKCNLTLDQKGYSRDYFIGVLDIAGFEIFDFNSFEQLWINFVNEKLQQFFNHHMFVLEQEEYAREGIQWTFIDFGLDLAACIELIEKPLGIISMLDEECIVPKATDLTLAQKLTEQHLGKHPNFEKPKPPKGKQAEAHFAMRHYAGTVRYNVTNWLEKNKDPLNDTVVSVMKASKENALLLEVWSDYVTQEEAAAKAKEGGGGGAKKKGKSGSFMTVSMMYRESLNNLMTMLNKTHPHFIRCIIPNEKKQSGVIDAALVLNQLTCNGVLEGIRICRKGFPNRTLHHDFKQRYAILAAAEAKSSEDPKICSQNMLAKIVADGGLTDEQFRIGQTKVFFKAGVLASLEDIRDEKLSIILTGFQASIRWYLGLNDRKRRMEQRAGLLIVQRNVRSWCTLRTWEWFKLYGKVKPLLKAGKEAEEMEKMEGKLKELQDNLDKEEKLRKDLEEQCTKLLEEKNSLFTTNENSKGTISDLEDKLTKLQSQKTDLDRQINELNDRLGDQEDRNADISRAKKKIEGECENLKKQIQDLEMSLRKAESEKQSKDHQIRSLQDEMQQQDENIAKLNKEKKHQEEINRKLMEDLQSEEDKTNHVNKVKSKLEQTLDDLEDNLEREKRSRADTEKQKRKVEGELKIAQETIDESNKVRHDLENNLKKKESELHSITSRLEDEQSLVAKLQRQIKETQGRINELEEELENERQSRSKADRAKSDLQRELEELSERLDEQGGATAAQIEVNKKREAELAKLRRDLEEANMNHENQLAALRKKHNDAIAELGDQLDQIQKQKAKVEKEKAQIQREMEDFSAQLDAETSAKLNNEKLAKQFEIQVSELQAKADEQARQLQDFASLKGRLHNENGDLGRQLEDAESQINALSRLKSQLTSQLEEARRTADEEARERQTLAAQSKNFQHESEQLRESLEEEIESKNEVLRQLSKANAEIQQWKTRFEGEGLLKADELEEAKRRQQQKINELTEALDAANSKIASLEKTRSRLMGDLDDAQVDVERANGYAASLEKKQKGFDKVVDEWRKKTDDLSNELDSAQRDNRNLSTDLFKLRNAQEEMAETAEALRRENKSLSLEIKDLTDQLGEGGRSVHEMQKIIRRLEIEKEELQHALDEAEAALEAEESKVLRAQVEVSQIRSEIEKRIQEKEEEFENTRKNHQRAIDSMQASLESEAKGKAELLRVKKKLEADINELEIALDHANKANADAQKNIKRFQEQIRELQLQVEEEQRQRDDVREQYLNAEKRATILQSEKEELAVNAEAAERARKQAEYEVADARDQANEFSAQANSLSAAKRKLEGELQAIHADLDETLNEYKAAEERSKKAVADATRLAEELRQEQEHSMHIDRMRKGLEQQIKEMQIRLDEAEAAALKGGKKIIAKLEQRIRELESELDGEQRRYQDVNKNLSKADRRMRELQFQVDEDKKNFERMQDLIDKLQNKLKTQKRQIEEAEEVANLNLQKYRQLQHQLDDAEERADVAENSLSKMRAKSRSAASVGPAGLQASQSAAVLRSPSRARASASNLGDY; this is translated from the exons atggAATACGAAAACGATCCAGGATGGCAATATCTTCGTCGCTCTCGCGATCAAATACTTGAA GATCAAAATCGCCCATAcgattcaaaaaaaaattgctgGGTTCCAGATGCCGAAGAAGGATATATCGCTGCTGAAATTACTGCCACTAAGGGAGATAATGTTACTATTGTAACTGCTCGTGGTAATGAA caAACATTGAAAAAAGAACTCATTCAAGAAATGAATCCACCAAAATTCGAGAAAACCGAAGACATGTCTAACTTGTCATTCTTAAATGATGCTTCTGTTTTACACAATTTACGTGCACGTTATGCTGCTATGCTTATCTACACATACTCCGGTCTTTTCTGTGTCGTAATTAACCCATACAAGAGACTTCCAATTTACACAGATTCTGTTGCTCGTATGTTCATGGGTAAAAGAAGAACTGAAATGCCACCTCATTTGTTCGCTGTATCTGATGAAGCTTACAGAAACATGCTTCAAGATCATGAAAATCAATCTATGTTGATTACAGGAGAATCTGGAGCAGGTAAAACAGAAAATACCAAAAAAGTTATTGCCTATTTTGCTGCTGTCGGTGCTTCTCAACAAGAAAGCGATGACGCCAAAAAAGGTGAAGTTACTGTATCTGATGAAAAGAAAGTTACTCTTGAAGACCAAATTGTTCAAACTAATCCCGTTCTTGAAGCATTCGGTAATGCAAAAACTGTTCGTAACAATAACTCTTCACGTTTCGGTAAATTTATCCGTATTCATTTCAATAAACAAGGACGTGTTGCATCTTGTGACATTGAGCATTATCTTCTTGAAAAATCTCGTGTCATTCGTCAAGCTCCAGGAGAAAGATGTTACCACATTTTCTACCAAATCTATTCTGATTTCAAACCAGAACTTAAAAAAGAACTTCTTCTTGACTTACCATTGAAAGATTACTGGTTTGTTGCTCAAGCTGAATTGTCAATTGATGGTGTCAATGATACTGAAGAATTCCAACTTACTGATGAAGCTTTTACCATTCTTAACTTCTCTGATACTGAAAAACATGAATGTTATCAACTTATGTCTGCTCTTATGCACATGGGTAACATGAAATTCAAACAACGTGCTCGTGAAGAACAAGCTGAACCAGATGGTACCGATGAAGCTGAAAAAGCATCAAAAATGTTTGGAATTAACTTTGAAGAATTCCTTAAAGCTCTTACTAAACCACGTGTCAAAGTCGGAACTGAATGGGTATCTAAAGGACAAAACGTTGAACAAGTCAACTGGTCTATTGGTGCTATGGCCAAAGGTTTATATGCACGTGTATTCCATTGGCTCGTCAAGAAATGTAATCTTACTCTTGATCAAAAGGGTTACAGTCGTGATTATTTCATTGGTGTACTCGATATTGCTGGTTTTGAAATTTTCGACTTTAACTCTTTCGAACAATTGTGGATTAACTTTGTAAATGAAAAACTTCAACAATTCTTCAATCACCACATGTTTGTTTTAGAACAAGAAGAATATGCACGTGAAGGAATTCAATGGACATTCATTGATTTCGGTCTCGATCTTGCTGCTTGTATTGAGCTTATTGAAAAACCACTTGGTATCATTTCTATGCTTGACGAAGAATGTATTGTTCCAAAAGCTACTGATTTGACATTAGCTCAAAAACTTACCGAACAACATTTGGGTAAACATCCAAACTTTGAAAAACCAAAACCACCAAAGGGAAAACAAGCTGAAGCTCACTTTGCTATGCGTCACTACGCTGGTACTGTACGTTATAATGTTACTAACTGGTTGGAAAAGAACAAAGATCCACTTAATGATACCGTTGTATCTGTTATGAAAGCCAGTAAAGAAAATGCTCTCCTTTTGGAAGTTTGGTCTGACTATGTTACACAAGAAGAAGCTGCTGCTAAAGCTAAAGAAGGTGGTGGTGGTGGAGCCAAGAAGAAGGGTAAATCTGGATCCTTCATGACTGTCTCTATGATGTATCGTGAATCTCTTAACAACCTTATGACTATGCTTAACAAGACTCATCCTCACTTTATTCGTTGTATTATTCCAAACGAAAAGAAACAATCTGGAGTCATTGATGCTGCACTTGTTCTTAATCAACTTACATGTAATGGTGTATTGGAAGGTATCCGTATTTGCCGTAAAGGTTTCCCTAACAGAACCCTTCACCACGATTTCAAACAACGTTATGCTATCCTTGCTGCTGCTGAAGCTAAATCTTCTGAAGATCCAAAAATATGTTCACAAAACATGCTTGCTAAGATTGTTGCTGATGGTGGTCTTACTGATGAACAATTCAGAATTGGTCAAACTAAAGTATTCTTCAAAGCTGGTGTTTTGGCTAGTCTTGAAGATATTCGTGATGAAAAACTTTCCATCATTCTTACTGGATTCCAAGCTTCTATTAGATGGTACTTGGGATTAAATGATCGTAAAAGACGTATGGAACAACGTGCTGGACTTCTCATTGTTCAAAGAAATGTACGCAGTTGGTGTACACTTAGAACTTGGGAATGGTTCAAACTTTATGGAAAAGTCAAGCCACTTCTTAAAGCTGGAAAAGAAGCTGAAGAAATGGAGAAAATGGAAGGAAAACTTAAGGAACTCCAAGATAATTTGGATAAGGAAGAAAAACTTAGAAAAGATCTTGAAGAACAATGTACTAAACTTTTGGAAGAAAAGAATAGTCTTTTCACAACAAATGAAAATTCCAAGGGAACTATTTCTGATCTTGAAGATAAATTAACTAAACTTCAATCTCAAAAGACAGATCTTGATAGACaaattaatgaattaaatgATCGTCTTGGAGATCAAGAAGATCGTAATGCTGATATTTCTCGTGCCAAAAAGAAGATTGAAGGAGAATGTGAAAAtcttaaaaaacaaattcaAGATCTTGAAATGAGTCTTAGAAAAGCTGAATCAGAAAAGCAATCTAAAGATCATCAAATCCGTTCACTTCAAGATGAAATGCAACAACAAGATGAAAATATTGCTAAATTAAACAAAGAAAAGAAACATCAAGAAGAAATTAATCGTAAATTGATGGAAGATCTTCAATCTGAAGAAGATAAAACTAACCACgttaataaagttaaatcCAAACTTGAACAAACTCTTGACGATCTTGAAGATAATCTTGAACGTGAAAAGAGATCTCGTGCTGATACTGAGAAACAAAAGAGAAAGGTTGAAGGAGAACTTAAAATTGCTCAAGAAACAATTGATGAATCAAACAAAGTTCGTCATGATCTTGAAAACAATCTTAAAAAGAAGGAATCAGAACTCCATTCTATTACTTCACGTTTGGAAGATGAACAATCTCTTGTTGCCAAACTCCAACGTCAAATTAAGGAAACCCAAGGTAGAATTAATGAATTAGAAGAAGAATTAGAAAACGAACGTCAATCACGTTCTAAGGCTGACCGTGCCAAATCAGATCTTCAACGCGAATTAGAAGAATTATCAGAAAGATTAGATGAACAAGGAGGTGCCACTGCAGCACAAATTGAAGTTAATAAGAAACGTGAAGCTGAATTAGCTAAACTTCGTCGTGACTTAGAAGAAGCTAACATGAATCATGAAAATCAATTAGCTGCTCTTCGTAAAAAACACAATGATGCTATTGCTGAACTTGGAGATCAACTTGATCAAATCCAAAAACAAAAAGCTAAAGTTGAGAAAGAAAAAGCACAAATTCAACGTGAAATGGAAGATTTCTCTGCTCAACTTGATGCTGAAACTTCTGCAAAACTTAACAACGAAAAATTGGCTAAACAATTTGAAATTCAAGTTTCTGAACTTCAAGCTAAAGCTGATGAACAAGCTCGCCAACTTCAAGACTTTGCTTCTCTTAAGGGACGTCTTCATAATGAGAATGGAGACCTTGGTCGTCAATTAGAAGATGCTGAATCTCAAATTAATGCACTTTCTCGTTTGAAATCTCAATTAACATCTCAATTAGAAGAAGCACGCAGAACTGCTGATGAAGAAGCTCGTGAACGCCAAACACTTGCTGCACAATCCAAGAACTTCCAACACGAATCAGAACAACTTCGTGAATCTCTTGAGGAAGAAATTGAATCTAAGAATGAAGTTCTTAGACAATTATCTAAAGCTAATGCTGAAATCCAACAATGGAAAACACGCTTTGAAGGAGAAGGACTTCTTAAGGCCGATGAACTTGAAGAAGCCAAAAGACGTCAACAACAAAAGATTAATGAACTTACAGAAGCTCTTGATGCTGCTAATTCTAAGATTGCTTCTCTTGAAAAAACTCGTTCACGTCTTATGGGAGATCTTGATGATGCTCAAGTTGATGTTGAACGTGCCAATGGATATGCTGCTTCATTGGAAAAGAAACAAAAAGGATTCGACAAGGTTGTTGATGAATGGAGAAAGAAGACTGATGATTTGTCTAATGAATTAGACTCTGCTCAACGCGATAACCGCAACTTATCTACTGACTTATTCAAATTAAGAAATGCTCAAGAAGAAATGGCTGAAACTGCTGAAGCTCTTAGACGTGAAAACAAATCACTCTCTCTTGAAATTAAAGATCTTACTGATCAACTCGGAGAAGGAGGACGTTCAGTTCATGAAATGCAAAAGATTATTCGTAGACttgaaattgaaaaagaaGAACTTCAACATGCTCTTGATGAAGCTGAAGCTGCTCTTGAAGCTGAAGAATCTAAAGTACTTCGTGCTCAAGTTGAAGTTTCACAAATTAGATCTGAAATTGAAAAGAGAATTcaagaaaaagaagaagaattCGAAAATACACGTAAGAATCATCAACGTGCTATTGACTCTATGCAAGCTTCTCTTGAATCAGAAGCTAAAGGTAAAGCTGAACTTCTCCGCGTCAAAAAGAAGTTGGAAGCTGATATCAATGAACTTGAAATTGCTCTTGATCATGCCAACAAAGCTAATGCTGATGCCCAAAAGAACATCAAGAGATTCCAAGAACAAATTCGTGAATTACAATTACAAGTTGAAGAAGAACAAAGACAACGTGATGATGTTCGTGAACAATACCTCAATGCAGAAAAGAGAGCTACCATCCTTCAATCTGAGAAAGAAGAACTTGCCGTTAACGCTGAAGCAGCAGAACGTGCCCGTAAACAAGCTGAATATGAAGTCGCTGATGCTCGTGACCAAGCTAACGAATTTTCTGCTCAAGCCAATTCACTTTCTGCTGCCAAGAGAAAGTTGGAAGGAGAACTTCAAGCAATTCACGCCGATTTGGATGAAACTTTGAATGAATACAAAGCTGCTGAAGAACGTTCCAAAAAGGCTGTTGCCGATGCTACAAGACTTGCTGAAGAACTTAGACAAGAACAAGAACACTCTATGCATATCGATAGAATGCGTAAAGGACTTGAACAACAAATTAAAGAAATGCAAATTAGACTTGATGAAGCTGAAGCTGCTGCACTCAAAGGAGGAAAGAAAATTATTGCTAAACTCGAACAAAGAATTCGTGAACTTGAATCTGAATTGGATGGAGAACAACGTAGATACCAAGATGTCAACAAAAATCTTTCCAAAGCTGACAGAAGAATGCGTGAACTTCAATTCCAAGTTGATGAAGACAAGAAGAACTTCGAACGTATGCAAGATCTTATTGACAAACTTCAAAACAAACTTAAGACTCAAAAGAGACAAATTGAAGAAGCt gaaGAAGTTGCTAACCTTAATCTTCAAAAATACAGACAACTTCAACATCAACTTGATGATGCTGAAGAGCGTGCCGATGTTGCAGAGAATTCTCTTTCCAAAATGCGTGCTAAGTCTCGTTCAGCTGCTAGTGTTGGACCAGCAGGATTACAAGCTTCTCAATCAGCTGCAGTCCTTAGATCTCCAAGCCGTGCTCGTGCATCTGCATCCAATCTTGGAGATTATTAA
- a CDS encoding Leucine-rich repeat and Leucine-rich repeat, typical subtype-containing protein: protein MEFVESLLGKSTNQSSILSTNYFTADLSERQLTDFNENSIKTIHPDLTIECIEALNLSRNLFETIPLNVFKFIHLQKLEVCELSLTTIPEQITNLQHLRHLDARNNLIRSIPKYLSKIKSLEEINFSGNELTQFPDVFFNLPNLNTLNLGENKISTIPQTIYQIKNLKVFYLGGNQLKVIPDTIGLLHQLTCLVVSDNQLSTVPQSIASLRNLKRLSLHNNLIRTLPPQILNLTSLESLSLRNNPLVRKFVDNLMLTPPSLKEIAARIVRKKVDMKMAEEILPYDLIKYLNSAHECLNPHCTGVYFETCFENIKFVDFCGMYKVPFLQYLCSPNCGCGCSDYGPHVCRNHLTDARMKKVLLG, encoded by the exons atggAATTTGTTGAATCATTATTGGGGAAAAGTACTAATCAATCATCTATTTTATCAACTAATTATTTCACAGCCGATCTATCAGAACGACAGTTAACtgattttaatgaaaatagtataaaaactATACATCCTGATCTTACTATTGAATGTATAGAAGCTCTAAATCTTTCTCGCAATCTTTTTGAAACAATTCcattaaatgtatttaaattcATACACTTGCAAAA atTAGAAGTATGTGAATTATCATTAACTACAATACCTGAACAAATAACTAATTTACAACATCTTCGTCATTTAGATGctagaaataatttaataagatCAAttccaaaatatttatcaaaaataaaatcactTGAAGAGATAAATTTTTCTGGTAATGAATTAACACAATTTCctgatgttttttttaatcttccAAATTTAAATACTCTTAATCTTggagaaaataaaatatctactATACCTCAAActatatatcaaataaaaaatttaaaagtattttatctTGGTGGCAATCAGTTAAAAGTCATACCAGATACAATAGGTTTACTTCACCAGTTAACTTGCCTTGTTGTTTCTGATAATCAGTTATCAACAGTTCCACAATCTATTGCATCTTTACGTAATCTTAAACGACTTTCACttcataataatttaattagaACTTTACCAccacaaatattaaatttaacaagTTTAGAGAGTTTATCATTAAGAAATAATCCATTAGTGAGGAAGTTTGTTGATAATCTTATGTTAACACCACCatcattaaaagaaattgcAGCTAGAATTGTCCGCAAGAAAGTTGACATGAAAATGGCAGAAGAAATTTTACCATATGACTTAATTAAATATCTTAACAGTGCTCATGAATGTTTAAATCCACATTGTACAGGTGTATATTTTGAGACatgttttgaaaatattaaatttgtcGATTTTTGTGGAATGTATAAAGTAccatttttacaatatttatg ttcaCCAAACTGTGGATGTGGTTGCTCAGATTATGGTCCTCATGTTTGCCGAAATCATCTTACTGATGCTAGaatgaaaaaagttttacttggataa